The DNA segment aatgtgatgtggtcatgtaCAGTATTAAAAAAGACATGGTTTTATCATTTGTGCAACAGCAATAATGTGGAGTGCTCTTGTGGTTTCTTTGCAGAAAAGTCtgggtgtgtgcgtgtttaCCGTTTGGAGCCTTTGGCAAACTCCACCACAATTGCCTTTCCGTCAATAGAGAGAGCTGGCTGGAGAGCCTGCAAGATCTGGAGCAGCTGAGAAGCCTCCTGTTGATACAACATACAGAGACCTGTGAGTTAGTGTGAGTGCAAACTGCCTATGTCTGTATGTATGTTTACAACAAAGcttatttcaaaaacaaaaaagggacaACTGTTTTGTTTATGGATTGAGCTCATCTGATTACAGTTTTAGTTATAAGTGAAAGACAATTCATCAGTCTAGctcttatgtgtgtgtctgcctcaTCATGTTTCTCACCACTATGGTAGAGAGCTGTAGAAAGGCAAAGCCCCTGTTGAGGTGTGTGTGCTTGTCCTTGATGAGGCGAACATTGGAAGGGGAGAGAGTGGCGAATGGAGCCAAAGCAGACAAGATGGTTTCCACTGACGTATGTGGGCCAAGGTTTCTTAGTATCAGAGCTGGTGtaggaaaagaaggagagaatATGATTGTTTAACGCAAGATTTAACAACTCATGTACAAACTAATATTCAGTGTGGTAAAAGCAAGTATCCCATTATGCCCTCTTCTGAGTTTTTAAGCTAGAGCTGGGTAGATGAAATGTTTCAAAACATGATAAAAGTGCAAGTATTTGCTGCAGTGTCCAAAAATTAACTTTGTAGCTCACTAGCCTGGTAGATGACAACTGTGAGCACTGTCATAAACTTCTGACAGCACCCCCACCCCATTAAATGTACTTATGAATCTACATGAACACAAATTTGAAGGTTTCGTAAACCTACTGGATGCTTGATAATTGTAATCGGCTTAAACCTCATCAGACTCCTCACTCTCTACCGCAACCTCTTTGCACACTGGAGGCAAGTGATAGTTTAACGGAGTAGCTAATGTCGCAGTTTCGGGGCACTGTTTGgacgtacacacaaacacatctatACTAAGCAAGATTTTCCTAAATAACAATGTAAAGAATCCCTCTCAATTAACATTTGCTACCCAATAGAAGTGTGAGGAGGcgtatttatctgcagaaacTCTGCctatattttcttcttattttgcagtGTCCAGGACCTTCCTGGGCACAGTGCACAGGTGAAGTCAGGACTATATTAAAAGGTAGCAATCAGTAgaagcagcatgcatccaagaggaagcgaTGAAACCCCCCCATAAATATAGCAAGGCGAAATGCCAAGCAGATAAAGCTCGTTCCACAACCAGAGTGAGGCCTGGGTTGGCTTTCATTTTCCAATAatgatactgtttacaaacagcaactgacAATCCCTGCATCATACACCTTTAATTGCCTGACCCTGATTTGCCATAATCCATATTACAAACTATTTTTCAAAGGCTACATAGAGTAGATCTTCCTGAAAGGAAGACGAGATTGCCAGGGtggtaaaaatgtcaaaagatgGACTTACTGTCATTGGCAACATCTGCTTGCTGTGTAGCCTGTCCTGAGTTGACAGCAGGACCAGAAGAGTGGTAAGGGGCTGGCAAGGGCAATAAGCCTTGGGACCCCTCCTTCTGAAGACCAATGGGCAAATCCCTCTGCAACTGGGGCAACTTCAGCTCCGCCTCTGGGGAAAGACAACATGGCATTTATGTATTATAACATGGAGTGAATGAGCTTGTGTTATTGTAAAAGGGAGAATGGTTGAGATATTTATAGCAGCTGGGTTAAACTGTACCTGATTTAGGCACACTGCATTTGAAGCACTTCTCTCTCCTTTTGAAGTTTTGCACACCAcactgttgaaatgttacaTGACTCACAGTTAACAGACTTATTAAAAGAATAAGCGACTTCAGTGAGTGATATACACGCCTACAATTCACACAACCTTGTTGCAGAGCCAGTCCTCATTGGCACGTGGTTTTGGGTCGCTGTAGTGCATCGACACTCTTTGTCCCAGGATCATCAGCACTccctgaaagaaaaagaaagagagggacgGGGAACAAAGAATGATTATCAGCGATAATTAGGCCACACATGCCAGAGAAAGGCCTCATCTCACAAGAGatgagagagagtgaaagagagagagagagagtagaaCTGAGACTGAAAGAAAGAGGACACCAGAGAATTGCAACCTTCAGCTTTAGGAAATTGGGACGGACTGAGATGGTGTATGCgtagtgtgtgtgggtgtccaTTTTTAAGGACACAATGTGTTTTGTTCAATTGTGTCATCCCTCCCCCCTTAAGGGGAAACCTTTTCACAGTTTTCCACACATCCCATCCCATTGTCACCACCTTCATCCCATAGACAATAGCTCCATCCCAGAGATGTAATAATGGTAGATGACCCAGATATGAAAGGttcaaaaacaagaaaatgaagtACTATATTGGTTCTGATTCAACATACAATAGACCATGTGAGAAATTATATTCACACTGTCACACTACCCCAGAGGTGGACTtaggagagagagtgagaacgTCACTGGAgaaagaagagacctctgtaatAGAGGAGTTTGTATTGGACAATGATGAGCAAATGTGACTGGGAGGGTCCAGATATGAAAACTATGTAGTTAGGCGCCAGACAGACGTCAGCATGATGTAACATGAATTTGCCTGTTTGTGGAATTCTGTATAAGTAGAAAGAAAAGATGAATTTTGCCTCAGAGTATAAAGACCTACCTACCTCAGGGACAACATTAtttctccactgtgtctgtctaCAGGAATGCGTCATGTGCACATGGCAGGGTATGATGCGACTGTATATTTGTCTTGATATAACCCATGTGTCCcactgtatgcatgtatatatgtgtatgtgtgtctgtgtaggggAGAGTGACCTGGTTGGTCTCCATCCAGCGGGTGGCCTCCTGTATGACATTAAACTCGACGAAGGCGAATCCTCGGCTCTGACCTGGACACCGCCCAGCGCCATGGTAAccgaacaacaacaacaacaacataacaaCAACGCAGTGAGGGGTTAGTGCTTCATgtccagaggagagagagagagagagagagagagagagagagagagagagagagagagagagagagagagagagaccctgTATCAGCACTAATAAAATTAATCATTGCCTCCTCTCCCCCTTGGAAATAACACACCTGACAGCCAGTCGGAGAGTCGCTGTCAAAGACTCTGCAAGGGTGGGAGAACGCAATGTCAAGTATCTCAGCAGGGTcaaggaaagagagagggagagcgggagagagagagagagagcaagagagagagagcgagagagaaagagagagaatccTACCCACTCATCAGTTTGAGTCTGAGCTCTTCGGCTTTGATTGATGAAGCACCCAGACACCAacagaacagacacacacaaacacgcaagCACACAGACATACATATCTCTGCTAGTCTGAAAGTCAGAGAGCAGTCTGAGCTAAGTAGCACTGTGGTGGAATGCTCCATAGTCTGTCCATGCATTACTATAACTGATTGACAACACATTATACAAAAATATTGAGACTTATGTAATTTTTAAACACTGTATAACATGGAGTGCAATCACAACAGATCATCATTTGAACATTCAGAACTCAGAGTGACCTATCctaaaaacagagaaacagtcaTGTGGGGGTGAGAAAGACAGAGCAGTGCGGGGGACTGTAAGTGTGCCCGAGACAGATAGGCACACCTTACAGACAACCAGTGCGTTAGCAAAGGGGGAGGCCAGTGAGACAATGACCTTAATGGAAAAAACCTTTAGAAAAAGACAAGCTTTTCGGAGTGGTATGGATGACGCTCACAGAGCTGAGAGGCAGCTGCAACACTTATAtccccacactcacacactcaaaaATAGCTACAATGACAAACGCCATCAAACGCCTTCTGCTTCCACTGCTCAATTTTCAGTTGACACTGTTAGTTTGTGAGCACTGTTCATCTACTCAGACACATCTCGCTTCAAGATGGATGAGGCAGGAACATGAAAGTTTAAAGGCAAGAGGAGAGCCAAGGCGAAAAGGAAAATTAATGCCATGGAGTGAAGATCTCTAACCTATGGCTGTATGCATGCATTCTTGTCCAATAGGCAAGTATGGAAAGAAGTCTCGTTTGAAGCGTGCATGTATGCTAGCTAGAATTCAGACACCagcagaccaaaaaaaaaaaaaaaaatcaaagcaggAATCACAGCAAAAGCCTCATAGGTTTATAAATATGCATTCTTTGCAGCTATCTATCCCGCTGTCAGAGTATGAGGAAAGACAGTGACGGTAAGAGAGGAGGTAAAGGCAATAGAAGACGCTTATTaataaaagagagaaaggacTGCACAGGTAAGGGAGAGTCACCTGAGAGAGCAATGAAGTGAAAGTGCTGGTAATGGATGAGTGTGACACAAAGGGAGGATtaaaaatggacaaaacaatTAGAAGCAATGGACAAGTCCTCACCTGaagatttgttcctcatgaggcgAACCTCTCTTGGCTGGATCCCCTGATCCTGAAGTTGTGCTCGGATCTATGAACACAGAGGCATTATTACCCACTGAAGCCAACTGACAACATCGCCCAAGCATCACACAAACCTGCCCAGGAGACATACCTCATTGGTTGTGGCATTGGGTGGCAGCATACGAAGCATTATGATGTTGCTTGGCCTCTGGTTGTGGTCCAGATCTGCACGATAATCCTGGTCCCTCTGATCCAGCTCCTCAAGGGACAGGTCTGGACCAGCACTCCCACAACTATGCTCGTCTGCCCCCACTGGAAAAGCCTGCATAGAAACAGTCACACATTagcaactgatgtaaacaacaaaataaagttaaagcaGCTCAATAAAGAAGACGGCCTGGTTATGGCTCACCCTCCTCTTCACCGCAGCACGCGAGAAcctgtcctcctctctctgtcgtGCTGTATTGTATTCCATCTGTTCCAAATGGGCACCACCACGACCCCAGTTGCCATCCCTACCCCCTGAATGAGGGGCACTGTTCTCAGGGAAGCCTCTTCCACCTTTCCCCCGACCTCTTTCATGCGGGCCAGTCAATAACTGCTCAAACTCCCGCCTGGatccctcctcttccctctggtgCATGGGAAGGCCGAGATCAGGCTGCGACTGAGAGCACGGGGGCCACAGGAGCCCCTTCCCCTCGCGCCCAATGTCCCCTCGCCCATCTCTCTGGTGAAACCCCGGGCGGTCTTGGAGACGACCGGGCGAGAAGTCACGAACACCAAGTGGTTGCTCTTCACGGCCGTACGGTCTGTTGCCCTCTGCTCTGATGTCATATCCTGCCTCCTCATCCTCTTGGCCATAGCCTCGGTAGTCCATGTCCCGAAAGTTGTGGTCGTTGTGAGTGTTGCCATAGCGACCCATGCGGTCACCTCGCCCACCCCTGTTGACCATAACAGACAATGTGAGGGACTTGTCAATGCTTTAGGGTGAACCGGTGCAAAAATAAAGTTGAACTCACCTCCGCTCATAGTCCATGCTGCTCCACTGACTCTGCCCCTGGTCTCTGCCCTGTTCCTATTTGGTTACAGCATTGGATACCCTGGAAGTACACCAGCAATTGTTTTTTCacaacagacattttgacttgtgtcagtaggaaaagcacaagtgAAATGGATGAAAGTAAGAATGGCTGAGTTCCATTTACTAGTTAGCCAACATGGACAATACCAGGGTCTCCCCTGAGTGGAATGCAGCTGTCATTAGTGTTATTGAACACACCTGGGCTGCTCCTACTCTGatgtgtcaaaatgtctgccgtgCAAAAGGTCTATTTACTCTTTGAAAGATAAGCAATACTGAGGAGAATCAATGCAGTCTGTGCTGACTGTCTTTAAGGAACACAGTCAAAACTTAAATGCAACTACTTTACAGGAAAATATCCCAAGTAGTGCCTACTGGGTTGCACTGTAGTGATGTGCAAGTTACAAATAGGTAGCATGGTTTTAATTGTCACCAGGTTAGCTGCATTTTTAAATACTGCACACTTCTCCAACTTTGCCTGATGTCACTGCTTTGTAAGCCACTCAACAACACGCATGAACAGAGGCATAACCGAGCATCACTGAGAAACATGTGCGCGAAGCACACGCCAAACTTTACTACCCAAAAAGGAGTATTCAACAATGACGTATGGCGGTCATCTCGGTTAGCCACCAAGCTAACTAGTTTAGCCTGTGCTTGGCTAGCTAGTCCATGCAGAGCCGTTGCCTCCAAAAACCGTCTGTCAGCCGCTGTAAACACACCAGCAGCAGTTTTATTTGAAATACGACAAACACTTACCACCGCCACATGTAGCCAACAATAGTCCTTTAAATGTCACGTCGACGCTCAGGTGAGAAGGGTATTTTATTTTTCGGGGAACCAAGTGTAAAATGGCCACAGCAagacaacatttcaaaaggggCGAGGACAAGTACCCGACTCTGGTGTGTGATTGGCGGTTGGAGAGCGAACACACTAATGTCGACGGTGATTGGACGAGACAGCCAGGCCAACCCAAAACTAGTAGCCCACACTCGGGGGATCATTTGATGCGTTTGTGTcgatattttaaaatcagatataaaaataatagaATCAGGTATTTTGAGGGGTTATGAGTTTCTTTTATTCagcaaaaaaagtaaattaatgCCAGAAATATAGGGGAAATTGTTGCAATCATTAATGAATACATGGAaagaacacataaataccttACAACAGAAAACCCTAATATCAGctttatttggaaaaaaaaaatccagaaacAAAAACCCTTAATATGTCAcagtacaaaaaacaaaaaagaagccCACCCCCAAAATAACTTCCAGCCATGCACCCCAAGCTTTTACCTTCAGTTaactaaacagaaaaaaaactactACGGTTACAATTTATCATTTAACTGACGTAATATGATCATAACAGCAGGATTaagtaaaatgattaaaatatacTAAGAAAATTAGAGACATCAATAATAAAAAGGTATAGTACAATAATGACAATATCATTAAAGGAGGCATGGGAAGAGTTGAGTAAAAGGCAAACTTGAAATACACATCATTAACATGTCCTTACAAAGCCTTGtaggacatacagtacataatgGACTTTATAGTAATAAGCCTATCATCTATCCGAAAGAATATTCAACTTATCAACTACACCACTCATGATTTGACCCACTGATTAACACAATCAAATGAATCTctggtacacacacaaaaaaaggtcCTAAAAACTTAGAATATGTTTAACCTGATTGTGCCTCTAGGTAAAGTACAATGTCTTCCAGTAAAGTGAAAGTTTCTATGTCACTCTGAGTAGCTGTTAATTCCATTACCCACCTGAGCCAGCAAAACGTGGCCATCAGGGGTAACTTTGGCATGGAAACAAGGGGTTAGGTCAGTGACGCAGAAGGCCTTTCCATGCATACAGTACATAGACACATATGTtaatacacacacccacacgaatatacacacattcactgcaTGCAGACCTGCACTGGAGAAAACAAACCACCATACAgttgcacacacgcacgcacgcgcacacacacacaatctctaAAGTACAGGTAAGTAATTCAGTATGGGAAAATATCTCATACAATCTAGTTTAGGCATACCCCTGCATAGCGCCTGAGTCAGAATATGGGCCTGAAGGAGCAAAGCCAATGACAGGGAGAAAGCATTCACAAATGTGATGTGTGGACActacaaatgacaaaataataccCCCATCTAAGTCATGAATCCCTACCCCACA comes from the Epinephelus lanceolatus isolate andai-2023 chromosome 8, ASM4190304v1, whole genome shotgun sequence genome and includes:
- the rbm10 gene encoding RNA-binding protein 10, whose translation is MDYERRGGRGDRMGRYGNTHNDHNFRDMDYRGYGQEDEEAGYDIRAEGNRPYGREEQPLGVRDFSPGRLQDRPGFHQRDGRGDIGREGKGLLWPPCSQSQPDLGLPMHQREEEGSRREFEQLLTGPHERGRGKGGRGFPENSAPHSGGRDGNWGRGGAHLEQMEYNTARQREEDRFSRAAVKRRAFPVGADEHSCGSAGPDLSLEELDQRDQDYRADLDHNQRPSNIIMLRMLPPNATTNEIRAQLQDQGIQPREVRLMRNKSSGQSRGFAFVEFNVIQEATRWMETNQGVLMILGQRVSMHYSDPKPRANEDWLCNKCGVQNFKRREKCFKCSVPKSEAELKLPQLQRDLPIGLQKEGSQGLLPLPAPYHSSGPAVNSGQATQQADVANDTLILRNLGPHTSVETILSALAPFATLSPSNVRLIKDKHTHLNRGFAFLQLSTIVEASQLLQILQALQPALSIDGKAIVVEFAKGSKRDVFLTDGSRVSAATVASTAIAAAQWAVTQTAQNGSAGGQSVDTAVYQQGAAVTYNQEGNEYSGLDGTTFKAQADARVAALPGAGTALIGAYTAGAAPAAISSEAVTSGSAVVQQPLTRTQTALITTATTTPVTQVEIVGKPQPAAPSQPATPGTEHELQQYPVPDVSTYQYDESSGYYYDPLTGLYYDPNSQYYYNPHTQQYMYWDGEKHTYIPAAAGQSNSDGAPTSASGVPSDLPFGTPGSKEKKDKPKNKTAQQIAKDMERWAKSLNRHKENMRSVSSSPAVGSTALPPGYTRAPGHSRLDDRRESASADAGYAVLEKKGALSERPQIFLDQIRQSTERSPPQQQGLVPAYSGETDSEEEGGDKDEKDGRMTDWVKLACLLCRRQFPSKEALIRHQQLSELHKQNLEQRRIQQESAGKERLADGPEAPDPKRRKFNPIDGITGTSLGARMLQGGVKKGLLLRNMQVE